In Brachyhypopomus gauderio isolate BG-103 chromosome 11, BGAUD_0.2, whole genome shotgun sequence, a single genomic region encodes these proteins:
- the LOC143526840 gene encoding potassium voltage-gated channel subfamily A member 1-like, translating to MTVVAGDNMDETSAVPGHPQDTYSPDHDDHDCCERVVINIAGLRFETQLKTLAQFPETLLGNPKKRMRYFDPLRNEYFFDRNRPSFDAILYYYQSGGRLRRPANVPLDMFSEEIKFYELGVEAMEKFREDEGFIREEERPLPEVEFQRQIWLLFEHPESSGPARGIAIVSVMVILISIVIFCLETLPELKQDNKGKTRIIGNSTFYYKPSILTDPFFIVETLCIIWFSFELIVRFLACPSKAAFFKNMMNTIDIVAIIPYFITLGTELAEDAEGKEVKGEQATSLAILRVIRLVRVFRIFKLSRHSKGLQILGQTLKASMRELGLLIFFLFIGVILFSSAVYFAEAEDTESHFSSIPDAFWWAVVSMTTVGYGDMVPVTIGGKIVGSLCAIAGVLTIALPVPVIVSNFNYFYHRETEGEEQAQLLNVSNPNIASDSDSSRRSSSVASKSEYMEIDGDMNNSMDNFREANLRTGNCTIANQNCVNKSKLLTDV from the coding sequence ATGACCGTAGTGGCCGGAGATAACATGGACGAGACTTCAGCGGTGCCGGGGCATCCGCAGGACACGTACTCCCCCGACCACGATGACCACGACTGCTGCGAGAGAGTGGTTATCAACATCGCCGGGCTGCGCTTCGAAACCCAACTCAAAACGCTTGCGCAGTTCCCAGAGACTCTGCTGGGGAATCCCAAGAAGAGAATGCGCTACTTCGACCCCTTGAGAAATGAATACTTCTTTGACCGAAACCGCCCCAGCTTTGACGCCATCCTCTACTACTACCAGTCCGGCGGGCGGCTGAGGAGGCCAGCGAACGTCCCATTGGATATGTTCTCCGAAGAGATTAAGTTCTATGAACTTGGGGTGGAGGCAATGGAGAAGTTCCGCGAGGACGAGGGGTTCATCCGCGAAGAAGAGCGGCCCCTTCCTGAAGTGGAGTTCCAGAGACAAATCTGGCTCCTGTTCGAACACCCAGAGAGCTCCGGACCAGCTCGAGGCATCGCTATCGTGTCAGTCATGGTCATTTTGATTTCCATCGTTATTTTCTGTTTGGAGACTTTGCCTGAACTGAAACAGGACAATAAGGGGAAAACACGGATAATAGGCAACAGCACGTTCTACTACAAACCAAGCATCCTCACTGACCCCTTCTTCATTGTAGAGACCCTCTGCATAATCTGGTTCTCCTTTGAACTTATAGTACGGTTCCTTGCATGTCCAAGCAAGGCAGCCTTCTTTAAGAACATGATGAACACTATAGATATAGTAGCTATTATCCCTTATTTCATTACTCTAGGCACAGAGTTGGCGGAGGACGCGGAAGGCAAAGAGGTCAAAGGTGAGCAGGCAACATCACTGGCCATCCTCAGGGTGATTCGTCTGGTCAGGGTGTTTAGGATTTTCAAGCTGTCCCGCCATTCAAAAGGCCTGCAGATTTTAGGGCAGACCCTAAAGGCCAGCATGAGAGAGCTCGGCCTGctcatcttcttcctcttcatcgGAGTCATCTTGTTCTCGAGCGCTGTGTACTTCGCAGAGGCCGAGGACACCGAGTCACACTTCAGCAGCATCCCAGACGCCTTCTGGTGGGCTGTGGTCTCCATGACGACAGTGGGCTACGGAGACATGGTGCCGGTGACCATAGGGGGCAAGATTGTTGGGTCGCTGTGTGCCATCGCCGGTGTGCTCACCATCGCCCTGCCCGTGCCTGTCATCGTCTCCAATTTCAACTACTTCTAtcacagggagacagagggtgAGGAGCAGGCCCAGCTCTTGAACGTGAGCAACCCCAACATCGCTTCCGATTCCGACTCGAGCCGACGCAGCTCTTCGGTTGCCAGCAAGTCTGAGTACATGGAGATTGACGGAGACATGAACAACAGCATGGACAACTTCCGCGAGGCCAACCTCAGAACTGGCAACTGCACCATAGCCAATCAAAACTGTGTGAACAAAAGCAAGCTGCTCACTGACGTTTAA